The sequence TGGTTTAGACGGTGCTGCAATTGTTGGACCAACTGATGACGATATCAAACATTACGCTGAATTAGCCAAGAAGTTTGCCGAAGAAAAAGCAGAATGGGAAAAATTAAAGGACGAACCTTCAGTTACAGCTGATGGCAAGCACTTTGATATTGCTGCTAATATCGGTACTCCTGATGATTTACAAGGTGTTATTGATAATGGTGCCGAAGGTGTCGGTTTGTATCGTACAGAATTCTTGTACATGCAATCAGATAAACTTCCAACTGAAGATGATCAATTTGAGGCCTACAAGAAGGTTCTTGAAGGAATGAAAGGTAAGCCAGTCGTTGTCCGTACAATGGATATCGGTGGTGACAAGCATTTGCCATACTTACCACTTCCTGAAGAAATGAACCCATTCCTAGGTTACCGTGCTATCCGTATCAGTTTGGATAGACAAGAAATCTTCAGAACACAACTAAGAGCATTGCTACGTGCATCTGCTTTTGGTAACTTACGTATCATGTTCCCTATGATTGGTACATTGCAAGAATTTAGAGATGCTAAGAAGGTCTTTGAAGAAGAAAAGGCTAAATTAGTTAAAGACGGCGTTAAGGTTTCCGATGACATTCAATTAGGAATGATGATGGAAGTTCCTGCAGCTGCTGTTCTTGCTGACCAATTTGCTAAAGAAGTTGACTTCTTCAGTATTGGAACAAACGATTTGATTCAATATACTATGGCTGCTGATCGTGGTAATGAACACGTTTCATACCTATACCAACCATATAACCCTTCAATCTTGAGATTGATCAAACATGTTATTGAATCAGCTCATAAAGAAGGTAAGTGGGCTGGTATGTGTGGTGAAGCCGCTGGTGATAACACAATGCTTCCACTACTATTAAGCATGGGTCTTGATGAATACTCAATGAGTGCAACATCAGTACTTCGTGTAAGAAGTTTGATGAAGAAGTTGAGCACAAAGGACTTAGCTACATTAGCTGACCGTGCTGTTAATGAATCAATCACTAATGAAGATAACAAGAAGCTTGTTGAAGAATATCTAAACAAGTAATTGTGTATTAAAAAAGAGTGGCTCTTTGTCAAATCGTATTGATGAATGATTTTGAGCTCATTGAGCATCCTCATCGAGGATGCTCTTTTTCTATGCACAAATCAGTCTTATTCTTTTAATAAAGTGTTCAAGATTTCTAAAGCCATAAGAATTTCTTTTTAGTTTCTTTATCTTTCCAATGGTGCCCTCTAGAGGACCATTGGAATATGGCAATAAGCAACTATTTTTCACATAATTTATGTTTTTTCGTAACGTTGTAATGGCTGTATCCATTGCAGTCCCATTTCTTTTATATCCAGAAGTAGTTTCTTGAAGTAGATTTATGTCATGATATCTTATTGATCTTTGAATACTCTGATAAGTACCATAAGCTTCCTTGAAAATTGGTATTTCATCAGTAGCTATATCGATGACATTTTGAATAGTCGTAAATTCATTTATGCCGACAATAAATTTTATATGAGTATCGTCTACATCTTCCTCTGGAAGATGATATAGACGCCAATCAGATTTCATCGCTTTATATATACGAGATTTTTTATCAGGCAATTTTTTTAAAGAATTGATACGTACTTGATCCAAGGCTCTACTACAAAGTTGAACTATATGAAATCTATCTACGACAATGCGAGCATTGGGGAATATACGATGAACGACTAATTGATAGTTGGCATTTAAGTCGATTGATACGGTTTTTACGGCTTGTCGTTCCGATAAGCTGTAATTATTTATAAAGTGTTCAGTTATTGTTTTAGACAGTCTGTCATGTATCAATTCGACCAACCGATGCGTATCCGCATCGATGGCGATAAATGTAAAAATATTTTTTACGGATCTAAACTCATCAAAACAAAGATTTTCTGGCAAATGCGCACATCTATTAGGAATTTTGGTATTACTATATAAAATCCTACTTACAGTATTGGCTGAAATACCGATGACTTTAGCTATTGATGACAGAGTAAATGATTCTTTAGCCATGGAAAAGATTCTATTCTTAATCTGTTTGGTCATAGTATGATTTTTTATCAATAGATCACTGTGGGCACCGCAGGTGCTTCCACAGTTCCTACACAGGAATCGTTGCTTTCTTAGTACTAGGTGGTACTCGATACCATTAAAGCTAGCTAATCTTGCATTAGTGGTTCTTTTACCATTTTTAACTAGTGTATTCATTCCACATTGAGGGCACCTATGTAAAGAATAAGATAGTTCAGCATTCACCACTTTGATGTGTTTTATAACACCATGTTTTTTTATTTTGGAATCTTTTACTGAAACATTTTTTATATTATTGTCTTTTATGTCTAGCGCACATAGTATAGAATTGTCTTGGGACACCATTGTTCACTCCTGTTTGATTTGGTTTGGTCGCTTAAATCTTAACACGAGAACAGTGATGTTCTTTTTTTATTTCAAAGAGTATAAAAAAAACTGGTATTGATTGTTCATCAATACCAGAAAGTTTAGAACCAAAAGAGTTCGCAATTTTTGCGAGCTCTTTTTTTGTCAAAATTTTCCATTTAGTAAGGCGATTAAATATCTATCAGCTGTTTTAGTTTCGATGTCGGGTTCATCGAATAAACACCACTCTAACATACCAATTAATAGATCACTGAAAAAACGTGACAACATTTTGGCAGGGACCTGATTGGAATGATTGTCAGCACAATATTGATAAACCACTTTATTAACCTCATGCTTTAGATATCCTGACATATTGTGCCAAAGATGTGAATTAACACCATTATTTTCTTTAATGCTATTTAGTAATGATTCGTTACTGTGGAAAAAGCCTAATAATAAATTGAAAGCATCTACCAAAGTATTATTTTCAGAAGTAATGGATAATCGTTCGAAAACATCTTTTGCGATATAAGACCAGAGATATTGTAACAAGTCCAATTTATCATCAAAGTAATTATAAAAAGTAGCACGGGGATACTCGCTGCGTTGACAAATATCATTTACAGTGATCTTATCGAATTCTTTTTCACTTAATTCTTCAAACATTGCAATACGAAAGGCCTTTAAAGTTCGTTTGGCTCCTAAGGTCAGGTGCTTAGTCACATCTATTTTCATATATTATTTCTCCCAATAAAAAATCTTAATTTAAGCCTAACATAAGAAATTCCTTGATTCTAGATTTACTAGTGTCTAGTATTTTGCGTTTTTAAAAAAATGTCAAAATATGAGCTAATATAAAATTATTGTCTCTTGTATAAATAAAGCAACAATTTTATGATTGAAAATGAATTTTCAGAAAGTATATATTCGATATTCATAATCTTGATATGTACTGCATATTTCTAGTAATAAAATGATTAATATGGCATGATACGCATGGGGAATCTGAACACGGATGTGATTAATTATGTCGGATTGAATTAAATGATTTCAATCAATTTATTACAGTAATGCTTGCATTATCATGACTAATAGATTCGAGAAAGGAAAAACTGTATTTTACATAGGTTGTGTTTAATATAGTAGCTATTCTTGTGGGAAAGATTAAAAATAAATATCTTGTAGCGTTAATTGGCTGGATCATTGTAGTGATAGCGGCGTTAGTAATGATGCCTAATGTTTCTCAATTAGTGAGAAATAAGGGTAATATTACTTTGCCTAATTATACTGAGAGTCAAAAAGCTTCTAAGATTGAGAAGAAAGCTAACGGAAATAAGTCCGTTATAACTTATACTGTCGTCTTTAAAAATGGCAGTGGAGCTAAATTAACTCCAAATCAATCGACGAAAATTGACAATCAATTAAATAAATTGAGCAATGAAAAATCACTGAAAATCAAAAAAGTTATGGGTCCAAGTGATAATGCTCAAACAAAGAAACAATTGATTGCTAAGGACAAAACGACTCAATTAGCTCAAGTCACGGTTAAAGATGATAATGCTGTTGGGACGCAAGTCAAAAAATTAAAAAATCAATTAAAGATTTCTGGTATTAAAACGTATGTAACTGGTGCGGATGCATTGAATGATGAATTCTCAACCGTTACAGAAAAGGGGATTCAGAAAACTGAAGTAATCGCGATAATTTTCATCTTTATCGTTTTGATTTTAGTTTTCCGTTCACCAATCGTGCCATTGATTTCATTGCTAAACGTTGGTGTGGCCTTTATTACATCGTTAAGCATCGTAATGAATCTTGCAGAAAAGGTGAACTTTCCAATTTCAAACTTTACTCAAGTATTCTTGGTCGTAGTTTTGTTTGGTATCGGAACAGACTACAATATCTTACTTTATAATTACTTTAAAGGAGCGTTGGCTAGGGGACTGTCGGCTAAAGAAGCAGCTCATGATGCACAAAAGCATGGTGGCCGAACGATTCTTTATAGTGGGATTTCTGTTTTAATTGGATTCTCTGTTCTTTCACTAGCTAAGTTCTCCTTCTATCAAAGTGCTGTCGGAGTAGCTATTGGTGTTCTAGTCTTACTAGCTGTCTTGTTGACTTTGAACATGTTCTTTATGCAGACACTTGGTGAGAAAATGTTCTGGCCAAGTAAGGTTAGTGCTGGTAGTGGTAAGAGTCACATTTGGTATGGATTATCACGTGCAGCTTTAGCATATCCAGTTGTTATTTTGGGAATTATTGCTGTAGCAGCAGTGCCTTTCTTAGTTAATAGCAGTTCAACATTAAACTTTAATAACGCTGATGAAGTTCCTGATAGTTATCAAGCTAAATATGGTTATAAAGTTATTCAAAGCCACTTTAGCAAGGGAATGTCAGCACCAGCAACGATTTATATTCAAAGTAAATCTAAGTTAACATCGCAAGAAAATTTGGCAGATATTGATAAATTAACTCAATATCTTAAACAAGAACCAGGTGTTAAAACAGTTACTTCAGCTACTCAACCTGGTGGATCTAAGATCAAGAGTATGTATTTGAAGAATCAATTGGTAACTATTACTAATGGTTTAAATACTTCAACTAAGGGTCTAGAAAAGATTAAATCCGGTTTGAATTCCGCTAGTTCACAATTGCAAAGTGCCAATATTAGTGGCAGTGTTTCTCAAGTTCAAGAGTTAGCAGATGGAACTAGTCAATTGCAAGCAGGAGCACAACAGTTATCTAGTGGTATTGATCAGTATACTTCTGGTGTTTCAACTGTTAATAACGGCTTACAAAGCGCTAATAGTCAGTTGCCTACATTGAGCAGTGGCGTTTCTACTTTAACAAGTAGCTCACAACAATTAACATCTGGATTAAGCCAACTACAATCACAAGTTAGTGCCTTATCTGGACAAGCTACGCAATTATTGACCTTACTACAAAGCTCTGGACAAGATACTAGTGCCGCAGCTGGTGAGATCAGTCAATTGCAAAGTGCTATTAGTCAATTGAGTAGTGGCTCTAGTGCTGTTTCTAGCGGCATGAGTCAATTACAAGGACAAATTCCAACCTTAACATCAGGAATGTCACAATTGGCCAGTGGAACGAATACATTAGTAGCATCTAATTCAACTTTGACTAGTGGCGGACAAAGCTTAGCTACTGGTTCAGCAACCGTTAATAGTGGTGTTCAACAAATGAATACTCAACTTCAACAAATGAGTTCTCAAGTAACACAATTGGAAGAGGGTCTAGTTTCTGCTGACAGTGGCTTAGAGACAATTGCCAAAGGTAATACAACCATGAAGACTTATTTGGATGGTCTACGTAAGTCTTATGTTGGTGATACTTTCTATCTACCTAAAGCAACTATTAAGAGTAAGACCTTTAAACCAGCACTTGATGCTTATATGGATAACAATCGTAAGATTGCTACAATTACATTAGTCTTCAAGGGTGATCCTAATAGTGAGACAACTTCTAAACAATTGAAGACTATTCAAACTGATATGAAGGCGCAATTAAAGCACAGTTCATTGAAGAATGCTAAAGTTGCTGTCGGTGGTGAAACTTCTCAAAATAATGATTTGAGAACTTTAGCTAATGGTGACTTCGGAAGAACTGCTTTAATCATGACCATTGGTATCGGAATTGCCTTGATTGTTGTAACTGAATCAATTTTGCAACCAATGACAATTATTGGAACCTTGTTGTTAGCTTATGAAGCAGCTCTAGGTATCACAAGAATCTTCTCAAAGAGTGTTCTTGGTGATAACTTATTGAGTTGGAACACACCGTTCTTTACATTCATTATGTTAATGGCTTTGGGTGTTGATTACAGTATCTTCTTGATGGTTAGATTTAAGGATGAACCAATGCCTGATTTGAAGGACCGGATGCTCAATGCGGCCACTGCAATTGGAACTGTCGTTATCTCGGCGGCAATTATTTTGAGTGGTACCTTTGCTGCTTTGATTCCTTCAGGCGTTACAACCTTGATTCAAGTGGCCTTAGGCGTAATCTTTGGTTTGATTATCTTAGTTATTATCTTGCCATTGACTTTGTCGTCATTGATCAGTTTGACTAAGTGGCATGATGATCGAATGATTCATCGTAAGAAACCCGAGAAGAAATCTGCTAAAAAAGATGATTCTGGGGATGCAAAAACCGAATAGAATTATTCATTTACGTAAAAAATAATAGAGAACATAATCAAAACAGCAATTTTGAGTTGCGTTTTATGATTACGTTCTCTTTTTTTGATGTTTTTTTGAAACAAACAATTATGTTAACCTTAAATCATACTTACAGGGGGTATCTATGAAAAATCGAGTTATTAAGAACTTTGTAGTGTTCTTATTTTTTTGGACGATTATTGTTATTGGAATAAATTTATTTCAAGGGAGAAATTTTTGGATTAATCTTCCTTGGGAAGTCTATTTGATTTTCTTATTATCATTACTTCAATTAACAACTAACCTAAGTAAAAAAGTGATTTCAATTATAGACTTCATATTTTTCTTTTTGTATACGATGATAAATAGCAGTTATTTTGGATACGTTAACTGGACTTCATTAGTGATTTTTGCAATTATGGCATTGTTTTTTACAGCCATTACATTATTTATTGGAAATCAATTTAAAAAAGGAGACCATCGATGAAGAAAATCCTTGGTTTGGTAACGTTATTAAGTCTTGTTTTAGCTGGTTGTAGTTTTCAAAACCAACCGCGGGCTTCAAAAGTACCAACTGAATTGATTCAAAAAAATAAAAAGATCTGGAATAAAAAACTAAAAAGGGTTCAAATGGTAGAATTTCCAGGAGAGAAAATTTTTTCGGTACCTTCAGGATATAAAGATGAAGACATGTCATGGGCACGTTTTAAGAATGGCAGCCAATTAGTAGTCAAAGCGAG comes from Companilactobacillus pabuli and encodes:
- a CDS encoding TetR/AcrR family transcriptional regulator, yielding MKIDVTKHLTLGAKRTLKAFRIAMFEELSEKEFDKITVNDICQRSEYPRATFYNYFDDKLDLLQYLWSYIAKDVFERLSITSENNTLVDAFNLLLGFFHSNESLLNSIKENNGVNSHLWHNMSGYLKHEVNKVVYQYCADNHSNQVPAKMLSRFFSDLLIGMLEWCLFDEPDIETKTADRYLIALLNGKF
- a CDS encoding MMPL family transporter, whose translation is MGKIKNKYLVALIGWIIVVIAALVMMPNVSQLVRNKGNITLPNYTESQKASKIEKKANGNKSVITYTVVFKNGSGAKLTPNQSTKIDNQLNKLSNEKSLKIKKVMGPSDNAQTKKQLIAKDKTTQLAQVTVKDDNAVGTQVKKLKNQLKISGIKTYVTGADALNDEFSTVTEKGIQKTEVIAIIFIFIVLILVFRSPIVPLISLLNVGVAFITSLSIVMNLAEKVNFPISNFTQVFLVVVLFGIGTDYNILLYNYFKGALARGLSAKEAAHDAQKHGGRTILYSGISVLIGFSVLSLAKFSFYQSAVGVAIGVLVLLAVLLTLNMFFMQTLGEKMFWPSKVSAGSGKSHIWYGLSRAALAYPVVILGIIAVAAVPFLVNSSSTLNFNNADEVPDSYQAKYGYKVIQSHFSKGMSAPATIYIQSKSKLTSQENLADIDKLTQYLKQEPGVKTVTSATQPGGSKIKSMYLKNQLVTITNGLNTSTKGLEKIKSGLNSASSQLQSANISGSVSQVQELADGTSQLQAGAQQLSSGIDQYTSGVSTVNNGLQSANSQLPTLSSGVSTLTSSSQQLTSGLSQLQSQVSALSGQATQLLTLLQSSGQDTSAAAGEISQLQSAISQLSSGSSAVSSGMSQLQGQIPTLTSGMSQLASGTNTLVASNSTLTSGGQSLATGSATVNSGVQQMNTQLQQMSSQVTQLEEGLVSADSGLETIAKGNTTMKTYLDGLRKSYVGDTFYLPKATIKSKTFKPALDAYMDNNRKIATITLVFKGDPNSETTSKQLKTIQTDMKAQLKHSSLKNAKVAVGGETSQNNDLRTLANGDFGRTALIMTIGIGIALIVVTESILQPMTIIGTLLLAYEAALGITRIFSKSVLGDNLLSWNTPFFTFIMLMALGVDYSIFLMVRFKDEPMPDLKDRMLNAATAIGTVVISAAIILSGTFAALIPSGVTTLIQVALGVIFGLIILVIILPLTLSSLISLTKWHDDRMIHRKKPEKKSAKKDDSGDAKTE
- the ptsP gene encoding phosphoenolpyruvate--protein phosphotransferase; translation: MVKTIKGIAASDGIATAEAYLLVQPDLSFTKKSISDADAEISRLKDAISTSDDELTKIRDTAKESLGEEEAQVFDAHKMILADPEFTGAVEQEVKDKSVNAEQALHDVSENFISIFEGMTDNPYMQERAADVRDVTKRVMAHLLGVALPNPALIDHEVVIVAHDLTPSDTAQLNKKYVKGFVTDIGGRTAHSAIMARSLELPAVVGTDTITKDVKEGDTVIVDGLDGAAIVGPTDDDIKHYAELAKKFAEEKAEWEKLKDEPSVTADGKHFDIAANIGTPDDLQGVIDNGAEGVGLYRTEFLYMQSDKLPTEDDQFEAYKKVLEGMKGKPVVVRTMDIGGDKHLPYLPLPEEMNPFLGYRAIRISLDRQEIFRTQLRALLRASAFGNLRIMFPMIGTLQEFRDAKKVFEEEKAKLVKDGVKVSDDIQLGMMMEVPAAAVLADQFAKEVDFFSIGTNDLIQYTMAADRGNEHVSYLYQPYNPSILRLIKHVIESAHKEGKWAGMCGEAAGDNTMLPLLLSMGLDEYSMSATSVLRVRSLMKKLSTKDLATLADRAVNESITNEDNKKLVEEYLNK
- a CDS encoding ISL3 family transposase, which encodes MVSQDNSILCALDIKDNNIKNVSVKDSKIKKHGVIKHIKVVNAELSYSLHRCPQCGMNTLVKNGKRTTNARLASFNGIEYHLVLRKQRFLCRNCGSTCGAHSDLLIKNHTMTKQIKNRIFSMAKESFTLSSIAKVIGISANTVSRILYSNTKIPNRCAHLPENLCFDEFRSVKNIFTFIAIDADTHRLVELIHDRLSKTITEHFINNYSLSERQAVKTVSIDLNANYQLVVHRIFPNARIVVDRFHIVQLCSRALDQVRINSLKKLPDKKSRIYKAMKSDWRLYHLPEEDVDDTHIKFIVGINEFTTIQNVIDIATDEIPIFKEAYGTYQSIQRSIRYHDINLLQETTSGYKRNGTAMDTAITTLRKNINYVKNSCLLPYSNGPLEGTIGKIKKLKRNSYGFRNLEHFIKRIRLICA